A segment of the Malaclemys terrapin pileata isolate rMalTer1 chromosome 1, rMalTer1.hap1, whole genome shotgun sequence genome:
TTGACCATCACTGCATTATCATAGCCCAAAATTCAAAGAAGTGCAATGCTGCATGTAGATAAATCCTTGCTTTGTGGAACACACTGAATGAGCTATGGCATCATTATGAACTTTTAATTTGTAACAAAAATTAATAATGTACTTTTTAATAGGTAAAGAAGACTGGCCTGGTCGTagtgaaaaatataaaaatggttGGTCTACATTGCTCCAGTGCAGACTTACATGCTGGTCAAATTGCTCTGATTAAACATGGATCAAGGCTTAAAAACTGTGATCTTTATTTTTCCAGAAAACCATGTTCAACTTGTTTAAAAATGATTGTAAATGGTAAGTTACAGACTGTAGTATGGAAAGGGTAAACATGTTAATTTAGATGTTTTGCTACTTATGACTGACTGACAATACAGAAAACTCATACTCCCTGGGGATTGCCCCAGTACTGTATGTAAATGTTTACCTCATTGGTTTGCATAGTAAGCCTTGATATTTTCATTAGGGGAAACCAGCATTAAATGTCTCTATTCTACAGTTGGTGATTCAGGAAGTGGGACTCTTTCCACTGAGACAGTAGCCTCTCAAGTACTGATAGGTGGCACTATTGTGTTCATTACTTGGACATAAAACTTAGGCCTTTGACCACTGACACTTTGCAAGCATAGCAGTGTTAGCCTGGGAGTCCTGGTTAGTTTTATCCCAGGTAGTTGCATTCTGCTTGCCTACCTGTAATTTTACCAGACGATCCTATTGCGTGCTAAGTATTAACTGCAGCAAAGAGGAATGTGAGTTGGTGTGGAATTCAGATGCAGttctttgaaattccttttccatTTAAGATGAAGACCAAGTGCATTTCACAGATCATTTTCTTCGTCTTTGTGTGGTGTGGACTGACTGCACTGTCCTTCAGCAACCCTTGCTTTTCACCACCTAGAGCACCACTAACAGTAGCTGTTTTTTTTGTTATGCACTGGCAATGTGGTCAGGTGGTACAAGACACAAAAGtaaaagtccctgccctgaggagcttacaatctagaaaACAATCAGCTTCAGTCTATTGGAGATGGTGCATCTTGGCCTTTTGGTTGCCAGAACTGTAAAAGCATAATAGAAGCAAAACTAGCTAATCTAAGACACAATAACCCCTTGATGCTGATATTTGCCAGCACATATGCTCAAATACAGTTTGAAGAATACCCACTCCTTGTTGTTAAAGGGGTCAAAATGCAGTATTCTATGGTAATGTTTTAAAGTTAAGattatgaaaaatgtttttaacaccagtaaaaagaagaacaggagtacttgtggcaccttagagactaacaaatttattagagcataagctttcgtggactacagcccacttcttcggatgcatctgaagaagtgggctgtagtccatgaaagcttatgctctaataaatttgttagtctctaaggtgccacaagtactcctgttcttctttttgcggatacagactaacacggctgctactctgaaacctgtcatttaacACCAGTGTTTGCACACTTCCTGTTAACCATGTGTATCTTCTGTTTCAGCTGGAGTGAACAGAATTTCTTATTGGCCTGCAGATCCTGAAATAAGTTTGCAGAATGAAGCCTCCAACCCTACTAGTACTGAAGATGCAAAGCTAGATGCCAAAGCAGTAGAAAGATTGAAGTCAAATAGTCGAGCTCGTGTGTGTCTCTTGCTTCAGCCTTTAGTGTGTGATATGGTGCAGTTTGTAGAAGAAACCTCTTACAAGTGTGATTTCATTCAAAAAATTGCAAAAACTCTGTCTGGGAATAACGCTGACTTTTATACTGAGTGTAGACAAGAAAGAATAAAGGAGTATGAACGTTTATTCCTAATTTCAAATGAAGAAATGCACAAGCAAATATTGATGACTATGGGTCTGGAGAACCTCTGTGAAAATCCGTATTTTAGCAATCTTAGGCAAAATATGAAAGATCTTATCCTGCTTTTGGCCACAGTAGCTGCCAGTGTCCCTACCTTTGGCCATTTTGGATTTTATTGTAATGGATCACAGCAGACAAATGACATGCACCATCAGAGCTTGCCCCAAGAAATTGCAAGGCACTGTATGATACAAGCCAGGTTACTGGCGTACCGAACTGGTGAGTTTCTATGTGAATGGGAGAAAAACCAGTCTTGTGGTGATCATGGGACTAGAAGTCAGGAGCCCTGGTTACATTCCTGGCAGTGCCAAACACTTCCcatctgaccttgggcaaggtacttacctgctctgtgcctcagttcctacATCTGTAAAGCGGGGGTACCACTTAGAGTACCTCACAAGGGGccttcattaatgtttgtaagggGCTTTGAGCTCTTCAGATGGAAGGAGCTCTCACAGTGCAATTATCCTACACTGGCAAAGCCTCAGCCAGCGTGTGCACCCCCATCTCAAAGATTGAAACGTTATCTAATTTATTGGAGCCCCTGCAAGATCTTTTATATACaaacaccttcttgtcaacaagtGACACCTAGTGGTCAGTTGGCATTGTAGTAAGCACTTAATACACTTAAATAGAAAATAATAGTAAACAGAAATAGAGATGCTCTTCCATATCTGTTCATTACCCACCAGCAGAATACTAGTTAGTTTTGTATAACAGCATTTTCCTATTCCCATTGTTTAGTAGTGATAGTCATTACACACTTGACAACTGACCGTTTCCTACTTGCAAAGATTCTGGAGTTTTGAAGAACAGAATACTTTTTTTGTAGAGGACAGAGGCTATGTATCGACTTTGGCCTACTTTTGATACCAATGATTTCTAATCCCCTTATTCTCTAGTTAATTAAATAATGGCAGACTTGTGCAAATTCCCCTATTAGAAACTAAAATTATTTATGCTATTATGCAGGACTCtgagaaaaaatatatactcTACATGATAACCCTTAGGAAACTTAAAATTGACAATACTTTCCTTACTCATTTTTTGCTTCCTCTATGTTGGTTAGTTACTGTGTTTGCcagtgttgttttttatttttccattaataAATGAAGCATTTGTTTGAAAAATCCATCCATAATTGgttagattgattttttttttttcaaatactttaaaatagGTCAAATATAACAAATTGCTTGTTCTATTGAAAAGGGATGTAAATACAGTATATCCCTTATATTAATAtatccttttccttggcctgcacATTTAAAGTTTGAAGTATTGTATATGTCACATCCCCTAGGATGTACCTGGCAATAAGAAACTTTTACATCCTGTGTTTTGTGAAGAGGTCTCATCACATTTAGAATtatttctctttcccttctctgACATATATCACATCATTAGGCCCCATGAGTCTCTGATGTGATTAAGTTGAAAATCAGTTTGACTGTGAAGCTGAACTCAGACTGACTCAGATGTTTGGTTTTCTCGAGCAAAgtatggtttgtttttgttttgttttttccttccagcTTTTGTTCTATAggacaaggggaaaaaataacagATGGCAGTAGGGTAACTTGTAGAGAGAGCCAAGTACCAAGAGATCTGCACACTTTAGGGTTATTTCATAGTGTGTATGCATTGGTACTAGATAGCCTAAGTGTCTCCTAGGACTTAGAGAATGTTTGTTGGACAAAGGGTGCAGGAAACCTTTCTTATATTAAGTCCTACCACCTTTAACCTGTAGATCTTTCATCCAGCCTCCTGTTCCTTGCCATTTCTAAGTTTCCTTAGTGTGAAAGAGACCTCAGCATAAGTCTTGGGTTTTTACGTAAGATTGGCTTCAAGAAGCACAAGCTATTCATTCTTCCTGGCATCATACACCATAAGCCCCTAAACCCTCTACATCCTGCCACCGGCACAGTTGAGAGCCACAAAGCATCCAGTTTATGCATTAATGTATTTGTGAAAGTCCTGGAAATGGGGCAACCATCAGAGGTCTTGATAATGTGGTCATAATTAAAGTGTTATATTAAATAAATGACATGCAAACCACAGGCAGATCAGTGGAGGAGGACATAGATGCCCTGGCTGGCACTATATAATTTTTATAGGAAGGGTATTTCCCATACTTCCTTCTGCAGGTAAACCACTGCTCCCCAAACCCAAATGCAGCACTGACATAAGCTAGCGTAAACTCCATCTAAGTTAATGGGCACTCCACCCATGTACAGCTGGGCAAAATTTGGTTCGTTATTCCAGCCTCTCTTTCAGGGAATCTGAGGCAGATTTCTGGTATTTGCGTGTAATTGGGCCCAGGAAGGTTTAGAAAGTTTCTCTTTTGTCTAGTTCCTAATTATCCTCGAGGCTTTTGTGCCTCCAGAACAGCAAGAGGAATTCCTTCCAGAAATCTGTCCTTTCTTACAAGTGACTCTGGTGACACTTCTGCAAAAGCAAAGGAATTCCATTCAATTCAGATTTGTAAACAAAAATTGTCCGCTGGTGATCAACTCTTCCTACACTTCCAGCACCAATTTTTGAATTGATGAGTGATGCGCATATAGCGGTGTGGGCTTGGGATGCTGTTCAGGTCTGGCCATCTGTCTGCATGTTCCTCAATAACCATAAAATAGGGAAATCTCTGAGCATGATAGGTACTAGCTAACAGGAACTCTCCATCCCTATGCCCACAGCAAATGTGGCACCCATCATCTTATATCTTTTCAACCTGCTCTGGAGCCATAATGAAGAATTTTCtttaaattacatatttttaaaactcccaCTCTAGCTCTCTTGCCTCCCTCtgaaaaattgtatttatttaaggttccaattctgccctcagttacagtTGCAACTTTAAGTCAAGAGAAGCTGCTGGGTACTAAACACTTTGAAAACCAGAccatttatttagatgcctaaacatAGGTTTTGAAGCCTGGCTTTATGCTTTTTTGCAAATCGTGCCCTTTGAAAGAATGCTTATTTTGGAAAGTTAGGAGGCAGGGTTGGCACAgaatagagagagaaaaggatCAAAGTAGGGAGCACATGCCAGGATAAGTTGAGGTAACTCCCTGTTAACCTGGTGATGACACAAGCCTGGGCTGCCTAACCCTTTGGACTCAGTTTTAGACCACAATATGATGACCATCTTTTAAACCAGAGAGCATTATCTAAACAAAGAGCACTGATTGGTTCAGGTAAGGGGGGGATAAAACTTGAGGAAGAAGGTTTACAGCCACAAATTGTTCTTCTGTTTTACCTTTATTAACTGAAGATATTTGGATGAGTGTTTATTATGTCCAGCCCAGCTTGTCCTATTTAGGCTAGCAGTGACCTCCTAATCCTATGTTAACTGATATTGAACTAATGCTACAGCTCTAGTTATACCATGTGGTAAAGAAGGGATACAAGGAAGGAGAACAATTCATGCTGGCTAATATATAGGAATAACTAAGAAAAACATGTAAATAATTTGTAAGACCTGGTAAAAACATTTCCTTGCCAGGAAAGTCCCCCTGTAAGTGATTGCTGAATTCTACATGGCACTAAGAATGCTGGGAGATGGTTAATTGGAACAGCACTGGTTGAAGTGTTCTGTACCGAAAGCCATAATGTTCTTTACCACCGGAGCACACCCCATTTTTAACCAGTTAAAATGCCTCCCATCAGAAATACCTTGGAAGATTTTCCAATAACTTAAATGAAAGTTTTGTTCAAACTCCTGCGTAGTGTGTAAGAGAGAGCTCACAAAACTCTACTGTACTAGAGCTTGATTCTGTATGTGGCTATTAAAAAGTTTGTCTTTAAATAAATTTTGattaatttattctttttttttttttcttttttcttttttaagtttcCAAGTGATCTTCTGCCATCCATTAAACTCCTTGGTGCTATGGGCTAGATTCCCAACACACAGTCCTTTGCTTTGTGTAGGGTGATCAAAGCCAATCACAAAGCACCTAGTGTTTCTAGATAGCTATCTTCTTAGCACACATTGCGTTAGTAGTATCTAATAACTGTCAAAAGAGACCCAATGCTTATATCTCTCCACACTGTAAAGTAATTAAATTATTTAGTCAGCTAAGATGTTGGGGAAAAGACAAGGCCTGAGTCAGGAGGGCTGCATTCTGTTCCTGTCTTTGTCATAGACTTGCAAACCTTTGGTAAGtttcttaatctttctgtgcctcattttccctatCAGCAAAGTGGAGCTAATACCTCTCAGATGTACCATGAGGCATCATTCATTAATTGTTAGGTAATGCTATCAGATTTCCAAATGGAAGTTTTCTACAAAAGTGGCTATTACTTATTACTTATACATTCTATATTTTAGAGGATCACAAAACGGGTGTTGGAGCGGTTATTTGGGCAGAAGG
Coding sequences within it:
- the CDADC1 gene encoding cytidine and dCMP deaminase domain-containing protein 1 isoform X2; the encoded protein is MELFPPVEQQKKSQVKKTGLVVVKNIKMVGLHCSSADLHAGQIALIKHGSRLKNCDLYFSRKPCSTCLKMIVNAGVNRISYWPADPEISLQNEASNPTSTEDAKLDAKAVERLKSNSRARVCLLLQPLVCDMVQFVEETSYKCDFIQKIAKTLSGNNADFYTECRQERIKEYERLFLISNEEMHKQILMTMGLENLCENPYFSNLRQNMKDLILLLATVAASVPTFGHFGFYCNGSQQTNDMHHQSLPQEIARHCMIQARLLAYRTEDHKTGVGAVIWAEGKSSCDGTGAMYFVGCGYNAFPVGSEYADFPHMDDKQKDREIRKFRYIIHAEQNALTFRCQEIKPEERSMIFVTKCPCDECVPLIKGAGIKQIYVGDVDVGKKKADISYMKFRELEGVSKFTWQLSPSHTGVDEPTSRENGVQKTKSLDEQQHQSKKLCLGNH
- the CDADC1 gene encoding cytidine and dCMP deaminase domain-containing protein 1 isoform X1, coding for MQSAEGPGDGQVAAGRRVSTAGTQTDSVSGQTPRLSKVNLFTLFSLWMELFPPVEQQKKSQVKKTGLVVVKNIKMVGLHCSSADLHAGQIALIKHGSRLKNCDLYFSRKPCSTCLKMIVNAGVNRISYWPADPEISLQNEASNPTSTEDAKLDAKAVERLKSNSRARVCLLLQPLVCDMVQFVEETSYKCDFIQKIAKTLSGNNADFYTECRQERIKEYERLFLISNEEMHKQILMTMGLENLCENPYFSNLRQNMKDLILLLATVAASVPTFGHFGFYCNGSQQTNDMHHQSLPQEIARHCMIQARLLAYRTEDHKTGVGAVIWAEGKSSCDGTGAMYFVGCGYNAFPVGSEYADFPHMDDKQKDREIRKFRYIIHAEQNALTFRCQEIKPEERSMIFVTKCPCDECVPLIKGAGIKQIYVGDVDVGKKKADISYMKFRELEGVSKFTWQLSPSHTGVDEPTSRENGVQKTKSLDEQQHQSKKLCLGNH